In Ignavibacteriota bacterium, one genomic interval encodes:
- a CDS encoding deoxyribodipyrimidine photo-lyase, translating into MVWFRRALRTDDNPALWHAVQDAASVVPLVTDPASLERDARIERALRSIGVPFLRFPERVLRGAYDVMTGSKTPFRVYTPYKNAWMNGTDDIAPAVHAPRHIAPVPIADGTTDLQRLGWPAAGGGASKDAITRLRSFIASGAGQYDTRRDLPGVDGTSRLSPYLSVGAVSIRRVFHAAREARAEASAGARKGFDTFINELVWREFYYQILTHFPHVMTAPFRQEFAGIPWSTDEKSFQRWTDGTTGYPIVDAAMRQLRNEGWMHNRARMIVASFLTKDLHINWQWGEQYFFTVLRDADHASNNGGWQWTAGTGTDASPWFRIFNPVLQGKKFDPAGAYVRRYVPELARFPEAAVHEPWNANRQEQEAAGCVIGRDYPSPMVDHAEARVRTMAIYRIPGGAAATPPPSLVRTRTNV; encoded by the coding sequence ATTGTGTGGTTCCGTCGCGCGTTACGGACGGATGATAACCCTGCACTCTGGCACGCCGTTCAGGATGCCGCATCGGTGGTTCCGCTCGTTACCGATCCCGCTTCCCTGGAACGTGATGCACGGATAGAGCGCGCACTCCGATCGATCGGCGTCCCGTTCCTGCGATTCCCGGAGCGTGTTCTCCGCGGTGCATACGATGTTATGACAGGCAGCAAAACGCCGTTCCGTGTCTATACTCCGTACAAGAACGCATGGATGAACGGCACCGATGATATCGCGCCCGCGGTGCATGCCCCGCGCCACATCGCGCCCGTTCCCATTGCGGACGGCACAACGGACCTGCAGCGCCTCGGTTGGCCGGCCGCGGGTGGAGGGGCATCGAAGGATGCCATCACGCGGCTCCGGTCGTTCATCGCCTCGGGGGCCGGTCAGTACGACACACGCCGCGATCTTCCCGGGGTTGACGGGACGTCGCGGTTGTCGCCGTATCTTTCTGTCGGCGCGGTGTCCATCCGGCGTGTCTTTCATGCGGCACGTGAAGCCCGCGCAGAGGCATCGGCAGGTGCCCGCAAAGGGTTCGACACGTTCATCAATGAACTTGTCTGGCGCGAGTTCTATTATCAGATACTCACGCACTTTCCTCATGTGATGACTGCCCCGTTCCGTCAGGAGTTCGCCGGGATCCCCTGGAGTACGGACGAGAAGAGCTTTCAGCGGTGGACGGACGGCACCACCGGCTACCCGATCGTTGATGCCGCCATGCGTCAGCTCCGCAACGAAGGATGGATGCACAACCGGGCGCGGATGATCGTCGCCTCCTTCCTGACGAAGGACCTCCACATCAACTGGCAATGGGGAGAGCAGTACTTCTTCACCGTACTGAGGGACGCGGACCATGCGTCGAACAACGGCGGATGGCAATGGACCGCGGGGACCGGTACGGATGCATCGCCCTGGTTCCGCATTTTCAACCCGGTCCTGCAAGGGAAGAAGTTCGATCCCGCCGGCGCGTATGTGCGGCGGTATGTTCCCGAACTTGCGCGGTTCCCGGAGGCCGCGGTCCATGAGCCCTGGAATGCCAACAGACAGGAACAGGAAGCAGCCGGCTGCGTGATCGGGCGGGACTATCCGTCCCCCATGGTGGACCATGCGGAGGCGCGGGTACGGACGATGGCGATCTACCGTATCCCCGGCGGAGCGGCGGCAACACCTCCGCCATCATTGGTTCGCACACGAACGAACGTCTGA